The proteins below come from a single Candidatus Tectomicrobia bacterium genomic window:
- the lepA gene encoding elongation factor 4, translating into MTLDHIRNFCIIAHIDHGKSTLADRILERTGALSAREMSEQVLDSMDLERERGITIKAASVRLQYRSPKGRTYVFNLIDTPGHVDFSYEVSRSLKACEGALLLVDATQGIQAQTLANAYLAMGHDLAIVPVINKIDLPSSDPERVMAQVEDIIGIDRKECLLVSAKMGTGVDELLEALVERIPPPGGDPDAPLQGLLIDSWFDSYQGAIPLVRVFQGKVRKGDVVRFMSNGSTYQVDALQVYTPRETPAESLGPGEVGSFSAAIRQVSDTRVGDTVTLRDRPASEPIEGFQEPKAMVFSGLYAADSAEYENLRAALEKLRLNDSAFSYEPETSPALGFGFRCGFLGLLHMDIIRERLEREYDLTLIITAPTVIYRVYLRDGSVIEIDSPAKLPDLTRIDHIEEPFIVGTILSPTEYVGAIFKLTQEKRGVQRSLEYLDPKTVQIIYELPFGEILFDFYDRLKSITRGYASFDYEPLDFRPAEVVKLDILLNGQPIDPFSTILHKERAYTYGRALVTKMRQLIPRQMFEVVIQAAVGNRVIARETVKALRKDVTAKCYGGDITRKRKLLEKQREGKKRMKNIGTVEVPQEAFMAVLDVGREGA; encoded by the coding sequence GTGACCCTCGACCATATCCGGAATTTTTGCATCATCGCCCACATCGACCACGGAAAATCGACCCTGGCCGACCGTATCCTGGAGCGGACGGGGGCTCTCTCCGCCCGCGAGATGTCCGAGCAGGTGCTCGACTCGATGGACCTGGAACGGGAGCGCGGCATCACCATCAAGGCGGCCAGCGTGCGGCTCCAGTACCGCTCCCCGAAGGGGAGGACCTACGTCTTCAACCTGATCGACACCCCGGGCCACGTCGACTTCAGCTACGAGGTTTCGCGGAGCCTCAAGGCCTGCGAGGGGGCGCTTCTCCTCGTGGATGCCACCCAGGGCATCCAGGCCCAGACGCTGGCGAACGCCTACCTGGCGATGGGGCACGACCTGGCCATCGTCCCGGTTATCAACAAGATCGACCTCCCCTCGTCCGACCCGGAGCGGGTGATGGCCCAGGTGGAGGACATCATCGGCATCGACCGCAAGGAATGCCTGCTGGTGAGTGCCAAGATGGGGACGGGGGTGGACGAGCTCCTCGAAGCGCTGGTGGAGCGCATCCCGCCCCCCGGGGGCGACCCGGATGCCCCGCTCCAGGGCCTGCTCATCGACTCCTGGTTCGACTCCTACCAGGGGGCCATCCCGCTCGTGCGCGTGTTCCAGGGGAAGGTGCGGAAAGGCGACGTGGTCCGCTTCATGTCGAACGGCAGCACGTACCAGGTAGACGCCCTCCAGGTCTACACGCCGCGCGAGACGCCCGCGGAGTCCCTCGGGCCGGGGGAGGTGGGTTCCTTCTCGGCGGCCATCCGCCAGGTGAGCGACACCAGGGTGGGCGACACCGTCACCTTGAGGGACAGGCCCGCCTCCGAGCCGATCGAGGGCTTCCAGGAGCCCAAGGCGATGGTTTTCAGCGGCCTCTACGCCGCCGACAGCGCGGAATATGAGAACCTCCGGGCCGCCCTGGAGAAGCTCCGCCTGAACGACTCCGCCTTCAGCTACGAGCCCGAGACCTCGCCGGCCCTGGGCTTCGGCTTCCGCTGCGGCTTCCTGGGCCTGCTCCACATGGACATCATCCGCGAGCGCCTGGAACGGGAGTACGACCTCACCCTCATCATCACCGCCCCCACCGTCATCTACCGCGTCTACCTGCGGGACGGCTCCGTGATCGAGATCGACAGCCCGGCCAAGCTGCCGGACCTCACCCGGATCGACCACATCGAGGAGCCCTTCATCGTCGGCACCATCCTGTCCCCGACCGAATATGTGGGCGCCATCTTCAAGCTCACGCAGGAGAAGCGCGGCGTCCAGCGCTCGCTGGAGTACCTCGACCCCAAGACAGTCCAGATCATCTACGAGCTGCCCTTCGGGGAGATACTCTTCGATTTCTACGACCGGCTGAAGTCCATCACCCGGGGCTACGCGAGCTTCGACTACGAGCCCCTGGACTTCCGCCCGGCGGAGGTGGTGAAGCTCGACATCCTGCTGAACGGCCAGCCCATCGATCCCTTCTCCACCATCCTCCACAAGGAGAGGGCCTACACCTACGGCCGGGCGCTGGTGACGAAGATGCGCCAGCTCATCCCCCGGCAGATGTTCGAGGTGGTCATCCAGGCGGCGGTGGGGAACCGCGTCATCGCGCGCGAGACCGTGAAGGCACTGCGCAAGGACGTGACGGCCAAGTGCTACGGCGGGGACATCACCCGGAAGCGGAAGCTCCTGGAGAAGCAGCGCGAGGGCAAGAAGCGGATGAAGAACATCGGCACGGTGGAGGTGCCGCAGGAGGCCTTCATGGCCGTCCTGGACGTCGGCCGGGAGGGCGCGTGA
- the lepB gene encoding signal peptidase I, translating into MTESETTRGGRRLPREKSTIREYAEAIIIALLLALFVRSFIIQAFKIPSGSMEDTLLIGDHLLVNKFLYWFRGPRRGDIIVFRYPRDESRDFIKRVIGLPGETVMIRGRDVFINCATPDEPSRCAPLREPYTIFKPEGGMEGPERFWGPRVVPPGHLLMLGDNRNNSQDSRFWGFLRMGAQLDRLRVRLGDYHLDLPFPCSLWPGACWDDKIRGVAFVIYWSWDGGHGGVRWSRFGKIIR; encoded by the coding sequence GTGACCGAATCCGAGACGACGCGCGGCGGGCGCCGCCTCCCGCGCGAAAAATCCACGATCCGCGAGTACGCCGAGGCCATCATCATCGCCCTGCTGCTCGCGCTCTTCGTCCGCTCCTTCATTATCCAGGCGTTCAAGATCCCCTCGGGGTCCATGGAGGACACCCTCCTCATCGGGGACCATCTCCTCGTCAACAAGTTCCTCTACTGGTTCCGCGGGCCCCGGCGCGGCGACATCATCGTCTTCCGGTATCCCCGGGACGAGAGCCGCGACTTCATCAAGCGCGTGATCGGGCTGCCGGGAGAAACCGTGATGATCCGCGGCCGGGACGTCTTCATCAACTGCGCCACCCCGGATGAGCCCTCCCGCTGCGCGCCGCTGCGGGAGCCGTACACCATCTTCAAGCCCGAGGGAGGGATGGAAGGGCCCGAGCGCTTCTGGGGTCCTCGCGTCGTGCCGCCGGGCCATCTCCTCATGCTCGGGGACAACCGGAACAACAGCCAGGACAGCCGCTTCTGGGGCTTTCTCCGGATGGGGGCCCAGCTCGACCGCCTCCGCGTCCGGCTGGGGGACTACCACCTCGATCTGCCCTTCCCCTGCTCGCTCTGGCCCGGAGCCTGCTGGGACGACAAGATCCGCGGCGTCGCCTTCGTCATCTACTGGTCCTGGGACGGCGGGCACGGGGGCGTCCGCTGGAGCCGGTTCGGGAAGATCATCCGGTAG
- the rsmA gene encoding ribosomal RNA small subunit methyltransferase A, protein MPASPKKRFGQHFLRDPAVLRTIIELAGISPGERALEIGAGDGTLTRALLAAGARVAAVELDRDLLPGLQELAARESSLEVIPGDAMKLDYAALPSPQKLIANLPYNIASGLLSLLCGWPERFPLMVVMVQREVAERLAAPPGGKDYGSLTLWVRHRYEAEVCRWVPPGAFRPPPKVDSALVRLRALPRPRVRVPDEETYFRLVRAAFAHRRKTLLNNLKGFSLPGKIPDWPEILARAGVAGGRRAETLDAEDFARILRALPS, encoded by the coding sequence ATGCCCGCCTCCCCGAAAAAGCGCTTCGGCCAGCATTTCCTCCGGGATCCGGCGGTCCTGCGGACCATCATTGAACTGGCGGGGATTTCTCCCGGCGAGCGTGCGCTGGAGATCGGGGCGGGAGACGGCACCCTCACCCGCGCCCTGCTGGCCGCCGGGGCCCGCGTCGCCGCGGTGGAGCTCGACCGCGACCTCCTGCCCGGCCTCCAGGAGCTGGCCGCCCGGGAGTCCTCGCTCGAGGTCATCCCCGGTGACGCCATGAAGCTCGACTATGCGGCCCTCCCCTCGCCCCAGAAGCTCATCGCGAACCTCCCCTACAACATCGCCTCGGGCCTCCTCTCGCTCCTGTGCGGGTGGCCGGAGCGCTTCCCGCTCATGGTGGTCATGGTGCAGCGCGAGGTGGCCGAGCGCCTTGCCGCCCCGCCCGGCGGAAAAGACTACGGCTCCCTCACCCTCTGGGTGCGGCACCGCTACGAGGCGGAAGTCTGCCGCTGGGTGCCGCCGGGGGCCTTCCGGCCCCCGCCCAAGGTGGACTCGGCCCTCGTGCGCCTCCGGGCCCTCCCCCGCCCTCGGGTCCGGGTGCCCGACGAGGAAACCTACTTCCGCCTCGTGCGGGCCGCCTTCGCCCACCGGCGGAAGACCCTCCTCAACAACCTGAAAGGTTTCTCCCTGCCGGGGAAAATCCCCGACTGGCCGGAGATTCTGGCCCGCGCCGGGGTGGCGGGCGGGCGCCGGGCCGAAACCCTGGATGCGGAGGACTTCGCCCGCATCCTCCGCGCGCTCCCCTCCTGA
- the icd gene encoding isocitrate dehydrogenase (NADP(+)) produces the protein MATKAKSKPKAKKLLEPPKEGTRITFKNGKLQMPDDPIVCYVRGDGIGVDITPAMMDVVDGAVQRAYGGKRKIAWYRIYAGEDATERYGELMPQETMDAVRHYYFAIKGPLYTPIGGGFRSLNVAFRQVLDLYACVRPVRWFTGVPSPVKHPEKVDMCIFRENTEDVYIGIEWPVHSKGAKKVISFLKKELDVTVRPDSGIGIKPISIFGSQRIVKKAIEYAILNKRKSFCLVHKGNVQKYTEGAFKDWGYEFLKKNYRKHIVTEEELGSKKYNGQLPEGKILVNDRIADNIFQQVLTRPNEYEVLCATNLNGDYLSDAIAAQVGGLGIAPGANIGDQIHFFEPTHGTAPKYAGKDMVNPSSLILSAVMMLGYMGWTEASQLIVKGMEETFRQKIVTYDFERQMEGAQKVSCSEFGRAIVRNM, from the coding sequence ATGGCCACGAAGGCGAAGTCGAAACCGAAGGCGAAAAAGCTGCTCGAGCCGCCGAAGGAAGGCACCCGCATCACATTCAAGAACGGGAAGCTCCAGATGCCGGACGACCCCATCGTCTGCTACGTGCGGGGCGACGGCATCGGCGTCGACATCACCCCCGCCATGATGGACGTGGTGGATGGGGCGGTGCAGAGGGCCTACGGCGGGAAGCGGAAGATCGCCTGGTACCGCATCTATGCGGGCGAGGACGCCACCGAGCGCTACGGCGAGCTCATGCCCCAGGAGACGATGGACGCCGTCCGGCACTACTATTTCGCCATCAAGGGGCCCCTCTACACCCCCATCGGCGGCGGCTTCCGCAGCCTGAACGTGGCCTTCCGCCAGGTGCTCGACCTCTACGCCTGTGTCCGGCCCGTGCGGTGGTTCACCGGCGTGCCCTCGCCCGTGAAGCATCCCGAGAAGGTGGACATGTGCATCTTCCGGGAGAACACCGAGGACGTGTATATCGGCATCGAGTGGCCGGTGCACTCCAAGGGCGCGAAGAAAGTCATCTCCTTCCTCAAGAAAGAGCTCGATGTCACCGTCCGCCCCGACAGCGGCATCGGCATCAAGCCCATCTCGATCTTCGGCAGCCAACGCATCGTCAAGAAGGCGATCGAGTACGCCATCCTGAACAAGCGCAAGTCCTTTTGTCTCGTCCACAAGGGCAACGTCCAGAAGTACACCGAGGGCGCCTTCAAGGACTGGGGCTATGAGTTTCTGAAGAAGAACTACCGCAAGCACATCGTCACGGAGGAGGAGCTCGGGTCGAAGAAGTACAACGGCCAGCTCCCCGAGGGGAAGATTCTCGTCAACGACCGCATCGCCGACAACATCTTCCAGCAGGTGCTCACCCGGCCGAACGAGTACGAGGTCCTGTGCGCCACGAACCTGAACGGCGACTACCTCTCCGACGCCATCGCCGCGCAGGTGGGAGGCCTGGGCATCGCCCCGGGCGCGAACATCGGCGACCAGATCCACTTCTTCGAGCCCACCCACGGCACGGCCCCCAAGTACGCCGGCAAGGACATGGTGAACCCGAGCAGCCTCATCCTCTCCGCCGTGATGATGCTGGGCTACATGGGCTGGACGGAGGCCTCGCAGCTCATCGTCAAGGGCATGGAGGAGACCTTCCGCCAGAAGATCGTCACCTACGATTTCGAGCGCCAGATGGAAGGGGCCCAGAAGGTTTCCTGCTCGGAATTCGGGCGGGCAATTGTGCGCAATATGTAG
- the mdh gene encoding malate dehydrogenase: MRRPKITIVGAGNVGATAAHWAASKELGDIVLIDIIEGVPQGKALDLYESAPVEGFDSQVVGTNDYKDTAKSDIVVITAGIARKPGMSRDDLIATNAKIVGGVTDEVMKHSPDCILVIVSNPLDAMVSMAHRRSKLPQSRIVGMAGVLDSARFRTFIAMELGVSVEDVQACVLGGHGDTMVPLPRYSTVAGIPITALMKPDRIESLVQRTRDGGAEIVNYLKTGSAFYAPGASVIQMVEAIVKDKKRILPCAALLQGEYGERDVFMGVPVMLGAGGVEKVIELDLAPDEKAAFKKSADHVRSLVKVLPQ, translated from the coding sequence ATGCGCAGGCCGAAGATCACCATCGTGGGCGCCGGCAACGTGGGCGCCACCGCCGCGCACTGGGCGGCGTCGAAGGAGCTGGGCGACATTGTCCTCATCGACATCATCGAGGGCGTGCCGCAGGGCAAGGCGCTGGACCTCTACGAGAGCGCCCCGGTCGAGGGCTTCGACAGCCAGGTCGTCGGCACGAACGACTACAAGGACACCGCGAAGTCCGACATCGTCGTCATCACCGCGGGCATCGCGCGCAAGCCCGGCATGAGCCGGGACGACCTCATCGCCACGAACGCCAAGATCGTGGGCGGCGTGACGGACGAGGTGATGAAGCACTCGCCCGACTGCATCCTGGTCATCGTCTCGAACCCTCTCGACGCCATGGTCTCCATGGCCCACCGCCGGAGCAAGCTCCCCCAGAGCCGCATCGTGGGGATGGCCGGCGTCCTGGATAGCGCGCGCTTCCGCACCTTCATCGCCATGGAGCTGGGCGTCTCGGTCGAGGACGTGCAGGCCTGCGTGCTGGGCGGCCACGGGGACACCATGGTGCCGCTGCCGCGTTACAGCACGGTGGCCGGCATCCCCATCACGGCCCTGATGAAACCCGACCGCATCGAGTCCCTGGTGCAGCGCACCCGGGACGGCGGCGCCGAGATCGTGAACTACCTCAAGACCGGCAGCGCCTTCTATGCGCCCGGGGCCTCGGTCATCCAGATGGTCGAGGCGATCGTGAAGGACAAGAAGCGCATCCTCCCGTGCGCCGCCCTCCTGCAGGGCGAGTACGGCGAGCGGGACGTTTTCATGGGGGTGCCCGTCATGCTGGGCGCGGGCGGCGTCGAGAAGGTGATCGAGCTCGACCTCGCCCCGGACGAGAAGGCCGCCTTCAAGAAGTCGGC